Proteins found in one Xenopus laevis strain J_2021 chromosome 1L, Xenopus_laevis_v10.1, whole genome shotgun sequence genomic segment:
- the LOC108712617 gene encoding pyroglutamyl-peptidase 1: MEEQKIAVVVTGFGPFGEHTVNASWVAVQEMEKLGLGEEVDLNIYEIPVEYETVQRLIPALRKKHKPKVIVHVGVSGMATAITLEKCGHNTGYQGLDNCEFCPGTQCCVEGGPECLHSIIDIDTVCKRAAAAGLDVQFTVSTDAGRYLCDFTYYTSLYQSHGRSVFIHVPPLGKPYTAVQLGQAIQTIIRVILDMLEQSEDHLNCGHS; this comes from the exons ATGGAGGAGCAAAAGATAGCTGTGGTGGTGACTG GATTTGGCCCTTTTGGAGAACACACTGTGAATGCAAGTTGGGTTGCAGTTCAG GAAATGGAAAAGTTGGGCTTGGGAGAAGAGGTAGATTTGAATATTTATGAAATTCCAGTTGAATATGAGACTGTTCAAAGACTAATCCCAGCACTGCGgaaaaaacacaaaccaaag GTGATTGTTCACGTAGGAGTGTCTGGCATGGCTACAGCTATAACACTAGAGAAATGTGGTCACAACACAGGCTACCAGGGTCTTGATAATTGTGAATTCTGCCCTGGCACGCAGTGTTGTGTGGAAGGAGGACCAGAATGCTTGCACTCCATTATCGACATAGATACAGTCTGCAAGAGAGCTGCTGCAGCTGGCCTGGATGTTCAGTTCACTGTGTCTACAGATGCTGGCAG ATACCTCTGTGATTTTACTTACTACACCTCCTTATACCAGAGCCATGGCAGATCGGTATTCATCCATGTACCCCCTCTAGGGAAACCCTACACAGCAGTACAGCTGGGCCAGGCTATTCAAACCATTATCAGGGTGATACTTGACATGCTAGAGCAATCTGAAGACCATCTTAACTGTGGCCACAGTTAG
- the timm10.L gene encoding mitochondrial import inner membrane translocase subunit Tim10-B isoform X1, which translates to MDPLKAQQLAAELEVEMMADMYNRMTGACHKKCVPPHYKEAELSKGESVCLDRCVSKYLDIHERMGKKLTELSLQDEELMKKMQQGVTST; encoded by the exons ATGGATCCATTAAAAGCACAACAGTTAGCGGCAGAATTAGAGGTGGAAATGATGGCTGATATGTATAACAG GATGACTGGTGCTTGTCATAAAAAGTGTGTTCCTCCACACTACAAAGAGGCCGAACTGTCAAAAGGGGAGAGTGTATGCCTCGATCGCTGTGTTTCTAAGTATCTGGACATCCATGAGCGAATGGGAAAGAAGCTTACCGAGCTGTCTCTGCAAGATGAAGAGCTGATGAAGAAAATGCAACAGGGTGTGACTTCCACATAG